The Bemisia tabaci chromosome 5, PGI_BMITA_v3 genome includes a window with the following:
- the LOC109038463 gene encoding maspardin: MNCVSDYAHSNEYNSFRSSVPLKTIIVDPDSSKGWKIYDSGPRSISTPLIFLPPVSGTADVYFKQLLSLGAKGYRVISAEHPVYWSVREWCEGFRRLIDYMGFYKVHIFGASLGGFLAQKFAEHVSSSRRVISLFLCNTFIDTSVFSYSESASLFWMLPSVVLKKMVMRNFNTSDVDSHIVDSIDFMVEKLDSLSQQDLASRLTINCVHSRVNPEKLSYVRMVTIMDVFDECALSTPVREKIYDCYKNAKLAHLKSGGNFPYLSRSDEVNLFLQIHLRTFEGTYLSASDNKDCSLS, translated from the exons ATGAATTGCGTGAGTGATTATGCTCATTCGAATGAGTATAATAGTTTCAGAAGCAGTGTTCCTTTAAAAACAATCATTGTTGATCCGGACTCTTCTAAG GGCTGGAAAATCTATGACTCTGGACCAAGATCAATCAGCACTccgttgatttttcttccacCAGTAAGTGGAACAGCAGACGTCTATTTCAAGCAGCTCCTATCACTTGGTGCAAAGGGCTATCGTGTTATTTCA gCGGAACATCCTGTTTATTGGAGTGTCAGGGAATGGTGTGAAGGATTTAGACGATTAATTGACTACATGGGCTTTTATAAAGTCCACATTTTTGGAGCATCTCTAG gTGGTTTTCTTGCTCAGAAGTTTGCAGAGCATGTATCTAGTTCACGACGAGTCATATCTTTGTTTCTATGCAACACCTTTATCGACACATCTGTTTTCAGTTACAGCGAGTCAGCTAGTTT GTTTTGGATGTTACCCTCAGTAGTGCTCAAAAAGATggtcatgcgaaatttcaataCTAGCGATGTGGACTCTCATATTGTTGATTCCATTGATTTTATGGTGGAAAAG ctgGACAGTCTTTCGCAGCAGGACCTGGCATCACGGCTCACTATAAATTGTGTTCATTCGAGGGTAAAcccggaaaaattgagttacgtccGAATGGTCACTATCATGGATGTTTTCGATGAATGTGCTCTTTCCACCCCTGTGcgtgagaaaatttatgattgCTACAAAAACGCAAAGCTTGCCCATTTAAAGTCCGGAGGAAACTTTCCCTACTTAAGCAGGAGCGATGAAGTCAATCTGTTCCTCCAA ATTCACTTAAGAACATTTGAAGGAACTTACCTCAGTGCCTCAGATAACAAAGACTGCTCATTGTcctaa